GAATACTCTAGGTTAACGTTTGTAATGCTGTATACCCATTTTTTTGTACCGTTGGGGTTGATTGCATACAAGTAACCATAATCTATATCATTATATGCATCATAATACCCACTTCCAATATATATTATTCCATTCAACCCTATAGCTGGGGAGGATTCTATACCTCCGTTAGTTTCATAGCTCCATTTTTTGGTTCCATTGGGATTGATAGCATATAAAAAACCAGTGATTGTGTCAGTATCAGAATCATAGTTCTGTCCTCCAATGTAAATGGTTCCATCATTCCCAATAGTTGGAGATGAACTTTCTATACTGGAGTTTGTTATAGCATATGCCCATTTTTTGGTTCCATTAGGGTTTAATGCGTATAAAATACCTCCTGATTCATAAGTAGTTTCATTATAGTAATTAGACCCGATGTAGATAGTCCCATCGGCACCGATGGCCGGAGATGAGTGGGTATTAATAGTATCATTATGCCATTTAACTGTGCCGTTAGGATTCAAAGCATATAGGCCAGTGTATCCTCCAATGTAGATTGTTCCATCACTACCCGTAACTGGAGAAAATAGATAATCATTTGTTAAGTTATTGATCCACTTTGTAGTATTGGTCGATGGCCCATTATATTGTGATTGGCCGGTGTTCTGAGTATCGTGCTGATATTTTGGTTGTGAACTATTAGTTAGGCTTGTTGCTGATGCTGTGCTGCAAATTACTACTGAAAAACTAAGTGCTAATATTAAAAATATTACTTGTTTTTTCATTCTCTTTTTCACATCCTTACATTTTTTCATTTAAAATAAATGATTTTAATTAATTAACTATTGCTTGAAATTTAAGAAAAATAATATTTAATTTGCCAGAATGGTAGTTGATACTAATTTACAATGTGTAATGAATGCTGCTTCAGATTTTCCTGGAGGATAACATGTAATTAATAGTAATTTTGCATCTCCACTTTGGGCAAATGTTAATGGTTTCTTTTTGTAGTTCCATCGAATATCGTTACCATTTGAGGTAACGATATATACATATTTTCTATGGAGCAAATAATCAGTTATTATTACTTCATCTCCAGCTTCAAGAGAGCCTAGTTTACTAAATAGCCCGGAATATTTTGTTCTATGACTTAAAAGCCCACATTCTCCGCTTTGCCCTGGATTAACACTTTGAGAATAATGGTACACAGTATTATAGCCGTTTACAGTATTAGAACGAATTTTTCCAGTTATTCTCATTTTTGGAATCATCAATATGTATCGATTTCCCGGGATTTTAGTTATCTGATTTGATTCATTGGTGGAATTTATATCTATGGAGGTTTGACTGATATTTGCCGCATTATTTATGTTAATATTTAAAATAGTAGTTAGATTGTTATTTAACTCAGTTAGAGTATTATTTGGATTTACAGTCAATGAATTAATTAAATTATTATTTAGGATATTAGATAAGTCCTTATTTTCTTGAGGATTTGATAATGCATCACTTGAATTAGATGCATGACTTTCTTCAAAATTAAATACAATAATGGCTGAAAGAACTAAAACACATGCTAATACAATAATTAAAGGTAAAATTTTATTTTTTAACATCAAATCACCATTTTGAATGCATTATTTTATTTATTTAAGTAATAAACATATTATTTGGAAAAATAGAATCAGAATAATATTTTATTTTTATATTTAAATCCTATTTGGTGTTTTTTTACTTATATTACATATTATATTTCAAATATTAACTATGAAATTATTATTAAATATTACTCTTGTAATTAAATCATAATTTAAAGTTTTCTATTTTTATTATATTTATTTAGGGTATTTTTTACATTTGTGACGATAATTAATTGGTTTATATCTATAAAATAGCATTATTTGGTTTAAATATGATTAATAACTGATAAAAGAGACAGTTTAACGATTATAATTTTATATATTCTCAAAAATAGGAAATATAATTTAAAAATGATTTATTTGATAAATGGAACTCAAAAATTTTTATAACTTTAACTGGATATAATTTCGTTAGCAAAACTATTTTTAGCCAGCGAGATCACTATATATTTAAAATAAACTAATGAAATATTGAAAAAAGTTGTTAAATTAAAGACTGTAATCACTTAGCTTTAAATTTATTAGATAAAATAAGTCTTAAGTTTGATAAATAAATTTTACAGTTCAATGCAGCAGTATGAATTCTTAATAACAGGCTCTTTGCCG
This genomic window from Methanobacterium veterum contains:
- a CDS encoding class E sortase, producing the protein MLKNKILPLIIVLACVLVLSAIIVFNFEESHASNSSDALSNPQENKDLSNILNNNLINSLTVNPNNTLTELNNNLTTILNININNAANISQTSIDINSTNESNQITKIPGNRYILMIPKMRITGKIRSNTVNGYNTVYHYSQSVNPGQSGECGLLSHRTKYSGLFSKLGSLEAGDEVIITDYLLHRKYVYIVTSNGNDIRWNYKKKPLTFAQSGDAKLLLITCYPPGKSEAAFITHCKLVSTTILAN